The proteins below are encoded in one region of Flammeovirga kamogawensis:
- a CDS encoding T9SS type B sorting domain-containing protein yields the protein MKHLNNTYKIILLLLLSIISIGVSAQVSIVNSYYTKGGTKVSNAKVTDQLKLVLELKNTGGSGSAVIIIPGMVNDPHSSILQPLSNLPQVVGGGNLTNTNFNTGELKVSNLPMNSTVKVIIDLKPHPNRTNYELPIFINGKKIPAANQPKITVEQLAEVTHLITRKRSFTQNLTGEIVEVEVKVNNAGPSDVEDVVQVISIPKGLTLVSPTNGVTTKADGSRELVIGHAKIENSLNGTMLLQLKSMVPGSYEIGSVIRSTKTKLINPKILNVEKKSTINIYPRADLEISQSISTLNAKVGEIVTYTITAKNLGPDAVQSFKVIDKFINTLEIVGLDLADPETNRLQSKIMIGYPNPNDLTWNGSLLRSNETKSIKVKVKVKPTYPSVWSYQNTAEIKGSISTSYDKPFNNISTEDLYVTPTVDLGVEILPQGIYTIGSKHRLDINVMNWGESDATDVKLKLLMNSTAYDLNSLKIISSNPAVTFSPSVKEFTLSTIKHNSLIKITIEFDVLNSSTPADYVIRGEVNERISFPGEFDPDSHIKDPKKYNYKFTKIDDPNIVETDNIQEITPVINRKPDAQNVSKWICNSATGYSLDLSTYFTDPDNSGLNRSEVKLYSSMADLNGKTTLSFATKGSVSVNNAILKFTQGVDWKGKETMSFYYTLVDNHGGESQKREIVLHRKYVQIKPPYSSTIPICEGQSFNIFDYLDAETGDRFSPTSLNYTDVVVKDNSGTVLTNTSALNAGTYTVEVINTQTSSSTCDVLNVTFVEKGIVNLLKNTDVICNVQKQYDLTSLFTVDGIKPTTLSTFDLYFQVGTSWNKLASFASITNFNKITDGVNKFKVIGRNGSCNSSVENFFTIEKLVNPTILQTTSSNFFDACSGGTADVSKKFKVGFGEELIFYSDVSNSPGVILTQAGLVDGTALTPGKYWVASRNKKLSTCAVSNKLPITIVNGATIALELYVKKGNNISTPWEKSSRDLIAGQDIFQVKAVVTNTSSCNNATSNSLALNLNSSLLSAVTDITVKKNGVSAGTRNIPNKTTFSGNLVITEPLISSGDTYEYIITFKPKAEHKVVSLNIDAANTLGTTKITSIANYNVIRKTAFSIKKTIKNGSITPNIGDEITYQIEVKNIGPSYADNVEIMDVIPTGLKFVSASGGSQNSNYNQWVEPTMEPSKSYIYTIKLKVLRYQNGIEYINWARVSSSVSSDKWDNISIKPNHCPIATTDNIKGGSGVNTFDFEPLLNDYDLEYDARNNIIKKFGSLGLNISTFKFKNGTKKTDAKKSGVKVGEFQINNDKITFTSSSVTQTGTFDPVEYLISDLSGVETCQKGIINVEIASGPTISITNTSLEVGECALNDVELNGIASSTTGTISSMVWMNMDLTGNKVITSGITDIKDTNGILIGKKLTVNSKGKYKFVAENTFPGKTTSKTESKIYEVKEIPSPKIVTNNVKTSITGTPTPKLDVTLQYLKNGAMVPYDNLWLPNDAVKWYDENGTNFYHNGYSFTPTGSQIDLTKAVNKYTIKVTNNFGCEVTLPVEVNVDLTKFKIETPSTVLIGSCESKASNYHVKASGKKAKLTIKGISAASNSINKTWSTTTNAIDEAIDLPIGIYQLTLKDYYNNITYKTFEVKKDIAPSVVVTKLLPNGYVILSGGSVTLQTTTLGKGLTHQWSIVSGDKTSLPTINNTKDITVTPSQSTIYQLEVTDKYGCTFTEQIGVLVDDFQTPDLTISDCETDVDYSIQSSSSFNNVTTKWTGNNLTSIVTNISTQESNVTPGSYEVIITDNFGNSIKKTFNINKDAPLSITKVVAADLIIDKFNTNTTTLDLTLSGAGPFDVTWSRKDGRSFEGSLNQKQKVYTKVPAGRYNGILPQPSSDCVYEVEVKDRYGKCVANTTFNVFVKEVDLIVKKSLTGAAGKKYQVGDIVEFKLEVTNKSTKYDATKVKVEEYFPSGLKYMSVKNVTNGTFKNTNNTWEIPVVSKNSSESLLIEMKVLDDINYINKVKVSSYEKEIDISDNSDDETVPVENIVDLQVEVDFSLDKGKTWVKNIDVNYNDQFYYRFRVSNNGKSYARGVKLLSNAPQGYSISNNPLLGSVQNIHDIPSKQAYTVTEKVIVNNAALTWSNAVSINYKDGKGVDQNKKDNGTVKVNTPPVAIKKNLKVTVNQILASENVVTADYYTTFGKQDQTYDIDSRIDLNQFYFEGNTTPGGIKVVHNGTFEYLGNGNIKFTPATDFIGDVEVGFKVKDVKGAFSKEAKILVVVVPIVVKNKSLIKDTDLQITQSVSNLNPNIDDVIDITLLVENMGPTDATLVKVNDIVPSGYQFISASLPNFDFANSKWTIGSLKDGDKKALTVKVKVLDKGVYLNEANVSGFEADLNLPNNFSRALVVPNKSPVAILDYAETGKNVPIVVDILSNDFDLDGTIDTKTIDLDPSKKGIQRSVTIPNKGTFTVISQKEIKFFPVKDYEGDVEVKYVITDNDSAVSEEGAVLIKIVPGLVAAIDVTNIDMGNCASEIKILGLQPSNSTQKVLWIVDKSSPIQGKILSPVVNQREITVTEGDYLYEITDRLNNITRYKYHVVKKDAPIIKKLPQTITMKRGETYELDPEIIGENLKFTWSDATYLSDESILETDYTPTKEGKYSLVLEVKDKFGCITSQEIKIEVKLDFFIPEGFSPNNDNIHDKYVIEGLSPNAEVKMEVYNRWEQKVYTSSDYKNDWDGKSNIQNKGEYLADGTYFAVISIDNKVYKKYITIKK from the coding sequence ATGAAACACTTAAATAACACATATAAAATTATACTTTTACTTCTATTGAGTATTATTTCAATAGGAGTTTCTGCTCAGGTTTCTATAGTTAATAGTTACTATACAAAAGGTGGAACAAAAGTATCGAATGCTAAGGTTACAGACCAATTAAAATTAGTTTTAGAGTTAAAAAATACTGGCGGTTCAGGTAGTGCAGTTATAATTATACCGGGGATGGTAAACGATCCTCATTCTTCTATTTTACAACCTTTATCAAATTTACCTCAAGTTGTTGGAGGAGGAAATTTGACAAATACGAATTTTAATACAGGTGAATTAAAAGTAAGTAATTTACCAATGAATTCTACTGTTAAAGTTATTATTGATTTAAAACCTCACCCAAATAGAACAAATTACGAACTCCCAATTTTTATTAATGGTAAAAAAATTCCAGCTGCTAATCAGCCTAAAATTACTGTAGAACAATTAGCTGAAGTAACCCATTTAATTACTAGAAAAAGGAGTTTTACACAAAACTTAACTGGTGAAATAGTAGAAGTAGAAGTAAAGGTTAATAATGCAGGTCCATCTGATGTAGAAGATGTGGTACAAGTGATATCAATTCCTAAAGGATTAACTTTGGTTTCTCCAACAAATGGTGTTACTACTAAGGCAGATGGAAGTAGAGAATTAGTGATTGGGCATGCAAAAATTGAAAATTCTTTAAATGGTACAATGCTTTTGCAGCTAAAATCAATGGTTCCTGGTTCTTATGAAATTGGAAGTGTTATTAGAAGTACCAAAACGAAACTAATTAATCCTAAAATTTTAAATGTAGAAAAAAAGTCTACAATTAATATATATCCAAGAGCAGATTTAGAAATTTCTCAAAGCATATCTACTTTAAATGCTAAGGTTGGAGAAATAGTGACTTACACAATTACTGCTAAAAACCTTGGTCCTGATGCTGTTCAATCTTTTAAAGTCATTGATAAATTTATTAATACATTAGAAATAGTAGGTTTAGATTTAGCAGATCCAGAAACAAATAGATTACAATCTAAAATAATGATTGGTTACCCTAACCCAAACGACTTAACGTGGAACGGGTCATTATTAAGATCAAATGAGACAAAATCGATAAAAGTTAAGGTTAAGGTAAAACCTACTTATCCTTCTGTTTGGTCGTACCAAAATACAGCAGAAATTAAAGGGAGTATTTCTACTTCTTATGATAAACCTTTCAATAACATAAGTACAGAAGATTTATATGTTACACCAACTGTGGATTTAGGTGTTGAGATACTTCCACAGGGCATTTATACCATAGGAAGTAAACATAGGTTAGATATAAATGTTATGAACTGGGGTGAAAGTGATGCAACTGATGTTAAGTTAAAGTTGCTGATGAACTCTACTGCTTATGATCTAAATTCATTAAAAATAATTTCTTCAAACCCTGCTGTAACGTTTTCGCCATCAGTAAAGGAATTTACTTTAAGCACAATAAAGCACAATTCATTAATAAAAATAACAATAGAATTTGATGTATTAAATTCTTCGACTCCTGCTGATTACGTAATTAGAGGAGAAGTAAATGAACGAATTTCTTTTCCGGGTGAGTTTGATCCAGATAGTCATATAAAAGACCCAAAGAAATATAACTATAAATTTACTAAAATTGATGACCCGAATATTGTAGAGACTGACAACATTCAAGAAATAACTCCAGTAATAAATAGAAAACCTGATGCTCAAAATGTATCAAAATGGATTTGTAATTCTGCAACGGGATACTCTTTAGACCTATCTACTTATTTTACCGATCCTGATAATTCAGGGTTAAATAGAAGTGAGGTGAAACTTTATTCTTCTATGGCAGATTTGAATGGTAAAACAACTTTATCTTTTGCTACAAAAGGTAGTGTATCTGTAAATAATGCAATTTTGAAATTTACTCAAGGAGTAGATTGGAAGGGAAAAGAAACAATGAGTTTCTATTATACTTTAGTAGATAATCATGGTGGAGAATCTCAAAAAAGAGAGATTGTTTTACATCGTAAATATGTTCAAATAAAACCTCCTTATTCATCTACTATTCCAATTTGTGAAGGGCAATCTTTTAATATTTTTGATTATTTAGACGCAGAAACCGGAGATAGATTTTCTCCTACATCTTTAAATTATACAGATGTAGTTGTGAAGGATAATTCAGGAACTGTACTAACAAATACGAGTGCTTTAAATGCAGGAACTTATACAGTTGAGGTTATAAATACACAGACCTCTTCTTCTACATGTGATGTATTAAACGTAACTTTTGTAGAGAAAGGAATAGTAAATTTATTAAAGAATACCGATGTAATTTGTAATGTTCAAAAACAATATGATTTAACATCTTTATTTACTGTAGATGGTATAAAACCTACGACACTTTCTACTTTTGATTTATATTTTCAAGTAGGTACATCATGGAATAAACTGGCTAGTTTTGCATCAATTACAAATTTTAATAAAATAACTGATGGAGTAAATAAATTTAAAGTAATAGGTAGAAACGGGTCTTGTAATTCTAGTGTAGAAAACTTTTTTACTATTGAGAAACTTGTTAACCCTACTATTTTACAAACTACTTCTTCTAATTTCTTTGATGCTTGTTCAGGAGGTACAGCAGATGTTAGTAAAAAGTTTAAAGTAGGTTTTGGAGAAGAATTAATTTTTTACTCTGATGTGTCAAATAGTCCAGGAGTAATTTTAACACAAGCAGGACTTGTTGATGGAACCGCATTAACTCCAGGTAAGTATTGGGTAGCTTCAAGGAATAAGAAGTTAAGTACTTGTGCAGTAAGTAATAAATTGCCAATTACAATTGTAAATGGAGCTACTATTGCCTTAGAGTTATATGTAAAAAAAGGGAATAACATTAGTACACCATGGGAAAAATCTTCAAGAGATTTAATTGCAGGTCAAGATATATTTCAAGTTAAAGCTGTTGTAACAAACACGTCTTCTTGTAATAATGCAACATCTAATAGCTTGGCGTTAAACTTGAATTCATCACTTTTATCAGCTGTTACAGATATTACAGTAAAAAAGAATGGTGTTAGTGCAGGAACTAGGAATATACCTAATAAAACTACTTTCTCTGGAAATTTAGTTATTACAGAACCATTAATTAGTTCTGGAGATACTTATGAGTATATAATTACTTTTAAACCTAAGGCGGAACATAAGGTAGTTTCATTGAATATTGATGCAGCAAATACTTTAGGGACTACAAAAATTACATCAATTGCCAATTATAACGTAATCCGTAAGACTGCTTTTTCAATTAAAAAAACAATTAAAAATGGTAGTATAACTCCAAATATTGGAGATGAAATTACATATCAAATTGAAGTTAAAAATATTGGTCCATCATACGCAGACAATGTTGAAATAATGGATGTAATACCTACTGGATTAAAATTTGTTTCAGCTTCAGGAGGTTCACAAAATTCAAATTATAATCAGTGGGTAGAACCTACAATGGAACCTTCTAAATCATATATTTATACGATTAAATTAAAGGTTTTACGTTATCAAAATGGTATAGAATACATAAATTGGGCTCGAGTATCAAGTTCAGTTTCTTCAGATAAATGGGATAATATTTCTATAAAACCAAATCACTGTCCTATTGCGACAACTGATAACATAAAAGGTGGGTCTGGGGTAAACACTTTCGATTTTGAACCTCTACTAAATGATTATGATTTAGAATATGATGCTAGAAATAATATAATTAAGAAATTTGGTTCTTTAGGTTTAAATATCTCAACATTTAAATTTAAAAATGGAACGAAGAAGACAGATGCTAAAAAATCTGGTGTGAAAGTAGGTGAATTTCAGATAAATAATGATAAGATCACTTTTACATCTTCTTCGGTAACACAAACGGGTACTTTTGATCCTGTTGAATATTTAATTAGTGATTTATCTGGTGTGGAAACTTGTCAGAAGGGAATAATTAATGTAGAGATTGCTAGTGGTCCTACTATTTCAATTACGAATACATCATTAGAAGTAGGTGAATGTGCATTAAATGATGTTGAGTTAAATGGTATAGCTTCTTCTACAACTGGTACTATATCTAGTATGGTATGGATGAATATGGATCTTACAGGTAATAAGGTAATTACAAGTGGTATTACAGATATTAAAGATACAAATGGTATACTTATAGGAAAAAAATTAACTGTAAACTCAAAAGGTAAATATAAGTTTGTTGCAGAAAATACATTTCCAGGAAAAACAACATCAAAAACTGAATCAAAAATTTATGAGGTAAAAGAAATTCCAAGCCCAAAAATTGTTACAAATAATGTAAAGACATCAATTACAGGAACTCCAACTCCAAAATTGGATGTGACATTACAATATTTGAAGAATGGTGCAATGGTGCCTTATGATAACTTATGGTTACCGAATGATGCTGTTAAGTGGTATGATGAAAATGGAACTAATTTTTACCATAATGGATACAGTTTTACACCAACGGGTAGTCAAATTGATTTGACAAAAGCAGTCAATAAATATACTATTAAGGTTACTAATAATTTTGGTTGTGAGGTAACGTTACCTGTTGAAGTAAATGTAGATTTGACTAAATTTAAGATAGAAACACCTAGTACAGTTCTTATAGGAAGTTGTGAATCAAAGGCATCTAATTATCATGTCAAAGCTAGTGGTAAAAAAGCAAAATTAACGATTAAAGGGATTTCAGCTGCTAGTAATTCTATTAATAAAACATGGTCTACAACAACCAATGCAATAGATGAAGCGATTGATTTACCAATTGGTATCTATCAATTAACTTTAAAAGACTACTATAATAATATTACTTATAAAACCTTTGAGGTCAAAAAAGATATTGCACCAAGTGTAGTAGTTACAAAGTTGCTACCTAATGGTTATGTAATTTTATCGGGAGGGTCTGTTACACTTCAAACAACAACTTTAGGGAAAGGGTTAACACACCAATGGAGTATAGTGTCAGGAGATAAAACAAGTCTTCCTACCATTAATAATACTAAAGATATTACTGTTACACCTTCTCAGTCAACAATTTATCAATTAGAAGTTACAGACAAATATGGGTGTACTTTTACTGAACAAATAGGTGTTTTAGTAGATGATTTTCAAACTCCTGACTTAACAATTTCAGATTGTGAAACTGATGTTGATTATTCTATTCAATCATCGTCTAGTTTTAATAATGTAACAACAAAATGGACTGGTAATAATCTAACGTCAATTGTTACAAATATAAGTACACAGGAAAGTAACGTTACTCCGGGTAGTTATGAAGTTATAATAACTGATAATTTTGGTAATAGTATAAAAAAGACTTTTAATATTAATAAAGACGCTCCTCTTTCTATTACAAAAGTAGTTGCTGCAGATCTTATAATTGATAAGTTTAATACAAATACAACAACACTAGATTTAACCCTCAGTGGAGCAGGACCTTTTGATGTAACCTGGAGTAGAAAGGATGGTAGAAGTTTTGAAGGCTCTTTAAACCAAAAGCAAAAGGTGTACACTAAAGTTCCAGCAGGTAGGTACAACGGTATACTTCCTCAACCTTCTTCTGATTGTGTTTATGAAGTAGAAGTAAAAGATAGGTATGGGAAATGTGTTGCGAATACTACATTTAATGTTTTTGTAAAAGAGGTAGACTTAATAGTAAAGAAGAGTTTAACGGGTGCAGCAGGTAAAAAATATCAAGTAGGAGACATAGTTGAATTTAAACTAGAGGTTACCAATAAATCAACTAAATATGATGCAACTAAAGTAAAAGTGGAGGAGTATTTTCCAAGTGGTTTAAAGTATATGTCTGTTAAGAATGTTACAAATGGAACTTTTAAGAATACAAATAATACTTGGGAAATACCTGTCGTCTCAAAGAACAGTTCTGAGTCGTTATTGATAGAAATGAAAGTACTAGATGATATCAATTATATTAATAAAGTTAAAGTATCTTCTTATGAAAAAGAGATTGATATTTCTGATAATTCTGATGATGAAACCGTTCCAGTAGAAAATATTGTTGATCTTCAAGTGGAAGTAGATTTTTCTTTAGATAAAGGAAAGACATGGGTAAAGAATATTGATGTAAATTATAATGATCAGTTTTATTATAGGTTCCGAGTTAGTAATAACGGTAAATCATATGCTAGAGGTGTTAAGTTATTAAGTAATGCACCTCAGGGGTATAGTATAAGTAATAATCCACTTTTAGGCTCTGTTCAAAATATACATGATATACCTTCGAAACAGGCTTATACAGTTACAGAAAAAGTAATTGTAAATAATGCCGCTTTAACGTGGTCTAATGCTGTGAGCATAAATTATAAAGATGGAAAAGGTGTAGACCAAAATAAAAAAGATAATGGTACTGTAAAGGTTAATACGCCTCCAGTAGCTATTAAGAAAAATTTAAAAGTAACAGTAAATCAGATATTAGCTAGTGAAAATGTAGTTACAGCAGATTATTATACAACCTTTGGTAAGCAAGATCAAACCTATGATATTGATAGTAGAATAGATTTAAATCAATTTTATTTTGAAGGTAATACTACACCAGGCGGAATCAAAGTTGTTCATAACGGTACCTTTGAGTATTTAGGAAATGGAAACATTAAATTTACACCAGCAACAGATTTTATTGGTGATGTTGAAGTGGGATTTAAAGTGAAAGATGTAAAAGGAGCATTTTCAAAAGAAGCTAAAATATTAGTTGTAGTAGTACCAATTGTTGTGAAAAATAAATCATTAATTAAAGATACTGATTTACAAATTACACAATCAGTAAGTAATTTAAATCCCAATATTGATGATGTTATAGATATCACATTATTAGTTGAAAATATGGGTCCTACTGATGCAACGTTAGTTAAGGTAAATGATATTGTTCCTTCAGGTTATCAGTTTATAAGTGCATCCTTACCAAATTTTGATTTTGCAAACAGTAAATGGACAATTGGATCGCTTAAAGATGGTGATAAAAAGGCATTAACTGTTAAAGTTAAAGTTCTAGATAAAGGGGTGTATTTAAATGAAGCTAATGTGAGTGGATTTGAAGCTGACCTTAATCTTCCGAATAACTTTTCAAGAGCATTAGTAGTTCCAAATAAGTCTCCAGTAGCTATTTTAGATTATGCAGAAACCGGTAAGAATGTACCAATTGTGGTAGATATACTTTCGAATGATTTTGATTTAGATGGTACTATTGATACGAAAACAATTGATTTAGATCCTTCTAAAAAAGGTATACAAAGGTCTGTTACAATACCAAATAAAGGTACATTTACTGTCATTTCTCAAAAAGAAATCAAGTTTTTCCCAGTAAAGGATTATGAAGGTGATGTTGAAGTTAAATATGTAATTACAGATAATGATTCAGCGGTATCAGAAGAGGGTGCAGTTTTAATTAAAATTGTTCCAGGACTAGTGGCAGCAATTGACGTAACAAATATTGATATGGGTAATTGTGCTTCTGAAATTAAAATTCTAGGTTTACAACCTTCTAATTCTACTCAAAAAGTGCTTTGGATAGTTGACAAGAGTTCGCCTATTCAAGGTAAAATTCTATCTCCAGTAGTAAACCAAAGAGAAATTACAGTAACAGAAGGAGATTATTTATATGAAATTACTGATAGATTAAATAACATAACAAGGTATAAATACCATGTTGTAAAGAAGGATGCTCCAATTATTAAAAAGTTACCTCAAACAATAACAATGAAAAGAGGAGAAACGTATGAATTAGACCCTGAAATTATTGGCGAAAATCTAAAGTTTACTTGGAGTGATGCAACATATTTATCAGATGAATCTATTTTAGAGACAGATTATACTCCAACTAAAGAAGGAAAGTATTCTTTAGTATTAGAGGTAAAAGATAAGTTTGGGTGTATTACAAGCCAAGAAATTAAAATTGAGGTAAAATTAGATTTCTTTATTCCTGAAGGTTTCTCACCTAATAATGATAACATTCATGATAAATATGTAATTGAGGGCTTATCGCCTAATGCAGAAGTTAAGATGGAAGTCTATAATAGATGGGAACAAAAAGTATATACATCGAGTGATTATAAGAACGATTGGGATGGTAAATCTAACATTCAGAACAAGGGTGAATATTTAGCTGATGGTACTTATTTTGCTGTCATTTCCATCGATAATAAAGTGTATAAAAAATATATTACAATAAAAAAGTAA
- a CDS encoding OmpA family protein: MRTKNERSVGDYYEVLGVNRDVTPQELKKAYLTLAKKYHPDVAGNDPSNEYLFKKVNEAYITLSDKSKRFQYDNRFVENTFNGSEEVAFAEEKKKEKEQRKLKRKGVGYLIFLVGLISVFISLGEHTRGFAESSFSKIFENTILPVFESISNDREINLKQGDGNLKSLDSKVEEKSSPPVFFHPVSKSVYYAFDKADLSKESIEEIDKIIEVLINHPNTIIELSSHTDSRGSNTYNEFLSKKRGDAVVKYLIEKGIDKNRIQQFSFGETQLVNNCENNISCSEAAHQLNRRTEILIK, translated from the coding sequence ATGCGTACAAAAAACGAACGAAGTGTGGGTGATTATTATGAGGTTTTAGGCGTTAATAGAGATGTCACTCCACAAGAATTGAAAAAAGCTTATTTAACGCTCGCTAAAAAATATCATCCTGATGTGGCTGGGAATGATCCGAGTAACGAGTATTTATTTAAGAAAGTTAATGAGGCATATATAACCCTTTCAGATAAAAGTAAACGCTTTCAGTATGACAATAGATTTGTAGAAAATACTTTTAATGGTTCTGAAGAAGTTGCTTTTGCAGAGGAGAAGAAAAAGGAAAAAGAACAGAGAAAATTAAAGAGAAAAGGTGTTGGTTACCTTATCTTTTTGGTAGGATTAATTTCTGTTTTTATCAGTTTGGGGGAACATACGAGGGGTTTTGCTGAAAGCTCTTTTAGTAAAATTTTTGAGAATACTATTCTTCCGGTTTTTGAATCAATATCTAATGATAGAGAGATAAACCTTAAACAAGGAGATGGAAATTTAAAATCCTTGGACAGCAAAGTTGAAGAAAAATCATCTCCACCTGTATTCTTTCATCCAGTTTCAAAAAGTGTTTATTATGCTTTTGATAAGGCAGATTTATCAAAAGAAAGTATAGAAGAAATAGATAAAATAATTGAAGTTTTAATAAATCACCCAAACACAATTATAGAATTAAGCTCACATACAGATTCTAGAGGCTCAAATACATATAATGAGTTTCTTTCTAAAAAGAGAGGAGATGCTGTAGTGAAATATTTAATAGAAAAAGGAATTGATAAAAACAGAATTCAACAATTTTCTTTTGGAGAAACTCAATTAGTAAATAATTGTGAGAACAATATCAGCTGTTCTGAAGCAGCACATCAGTTAAACAGAAGAACAGAGATTCTGATAAAATAA
- a CDS encoding OmpA family protein, whose translation MRLLICLLILCSLISTKSIAQSEKLKIADMFYNLHQYKKAIDRYKIVLRNKKEDPYVLNKIADSYRQINRVKESTKYYGRLAELEGQKAIYKFYYAQGLAEIGDYKEAKRWYETYFNEIGHPYQAERYMIYDSIDIFYKDSSRYIIDEIPFNTKFSEFGPVIKDSTIAFVSNRPPENKNFLTKKYNNDGSYFFNIYTTVDDINVRVENLDDDLNTKYHDGPIAYFHHEEAVLITRNYGGLAKKTVGEDKLNKLKILKITKNRKGEWKNEEVLPFNSKNYAVGHPTISADDQTIIFASNMPGGFGGTDLYKVTYKNGVWSNPINLGGNINTDGSELYPFLDKEGNLFFASNGHVGLGGLDIFVAEKVDRSFKKSYNIGYPVNTKHDDFSLTLDSTLVHGYFASRDRKIGKGDDDIYELTILPKKEYITLSGYVINAITKDTIPDAILQLKDTDENVLAETRSEETGLYYFDIEKNNDFILTGTKAFYNQKDSLFTTKKLAADVKTLKIDVLLKQPVLETVYFGFDQSIITMESVEILNNMIEILKKNPSVQIELSSHADSRGSDSYNEVLAKKRGTEVENFLIKKGIDKSRIVSNSYGEKQSVNDCGDDKDCTEALYQLNRRTEILIK comes from the coding sequence ATGCGACTCTTGATATGCTTGCTTATATTATGCAGCTTAATTAGTACTAAGTCGATTGCTCAATCAGAAAAATTGAAAATTGCAGATATGTTCTACAATTTACATCAATACAAGAAAGCGATTGATAGATATAAAATTGTTCTTAGAAATAAGAAAGAAGATCCTTATGTCTTAAATAAAATAGCAGATTCATACAGACAAATAAATCGTGTAAAAGAATCTACAAAATACTATGGAAGATTAGCTGAGTTGGAAGGTCAGAAAGCAATCTATAAGTTCTACTATGCTCAAGGTTTAGCAGAAATTGGAGATTACAAAGAAGCTAAAAGATGGTATGAAACATACTTTAATGAGATAGGGCATCCGTATCAAGCAGAAAGGTATATGATATATGATTCTATAGATATCTTTTATAAAGACTCTTCTAGATATATAATTGATGAAATACCATTTAATACAAAATTTAGTGAATTTGGTCCTGTAATAAAAGATTCTACAATTGCATTTGTCTCTAATAGACCTCCTGAGAATAAAAATTTCCTTACAAAAAAATATAATAATGATGGTTCTTACTTCTTTAATATCTATACAACTGTAGATGATATTAATGTACGTGTAGAGAACTTAGATGATGATCTTAATACAAAATATCATGATGGTCCAATTGCTTATTTCCATCATGAAGAAGCTGTTTTGATCACTAGAAATTATGGAGGTTTAGCAAAAAAGACTGTTGGAGAAGACAAGTTGAATAAATTAAAGATTCTCAAGATAACTAAGAATAGAAAAGGGGAATGGAAGAACGAAGAAGTTTTACCTTTTAATTCTAAAAATTATGCGGTTGGTCATCCAACAATTTCAGCAGACGATCAAACCATAATTTTTGCATCGAATATGCCTGGTGGGTTTGGAGGTACAGATTTATATAAAGTTACTTATAAAAATGGCGTTTGGTCTAACCCAATTAATTTAGGAGGAAATATTAATACGGATGGAAGTGAACTTTATCCGTTTTTGGATAAAGAAGGCAATTTATTTTTTGCATCAAATGGCCATGTTGGTTTAGGTGGATTAGACATCTTTGTTGCTGAAAAAGTAGATAGATCATTTAAGAAAAGCTATAATATTGGTTACCCTGTAAATACAAAACATGATGACTTTAGTTTAACCCTAGATTCGACATTAGTACATGGGTATTTTGCATCAAGAGATAGAAAAATAGGTAAAGGAGATGATGATATTTATGAGTTGACAATTTTACCGAAAAAAGAATATATCACTCTGTCTGGCTATGTGATCAATGCTATAACAAAAGATACAATTCCAGATGCCATACTTCAGTTAAAAGACACAGATGAAAATGTTTTGGCAGAGACAAGATCTGAAGAAACTGGTTTATATTATTTTGATATAGAGAAGAATAACGATTTCATCTTAACAGGTACAAAGGCTTTTTATAATCAGAAAGATTCCCTTTTTACAACTAAAAAATTAGCTGCAGATGTAAAAACACTTAAGATTGATGTTTTACTGAAACAGCCTGTTTTAGAAACAGTATATTTTGGTTTCGATCAATCGATAATTACAATGGAATCTGTTGAAATACTCAATAATATGATAGAAATATTAAAGAAAAATCCATCTGTTCAGATTGAGTTGAGTTCACATGCTGATTCTAGAGGTTCTGATAGCTATAATGAAGTTTTAGCAAAGAAAAGAGGAACAGAAGTAGAGAATTTCTTAATTAAAAAAGGAATTGATAAATCTCGTATCGTTTCAAATTCTTATGGTGAAAAACAATCTGTAAATGATTGTGGAGACGATAAAGATTGTACTGAGGCACTTTATCAGTTAAATAGAAGAACTGAAATATTAATCAAATAA